The Melitaea cinxia chromosome Z, ilMelCinx1.1, whole genome shotgun sequence genomic interval taGAATATCTAAATTACGTGGAGTAGGGTTACGACGAAAATTTCTTAATGCCAACCGACGAATAGCTACGGCTTTTGAAAGCTCTGGAGTCCAGTAGGGTTTTGGAGTGAATTTACTGTGTGGGGTAAGACAAACTTTaatgtagggaatatatttgtCTGCAGCCTCGTTCACATAGCcaataaataaatcgtaatcTTTTTGAATATCATGAGTAAAATTAAATCCAATAAAAAGAGATTCTAAATATGTTCGATAACCAACCCAGTCAGCGCGTTTGAAATTACGTTTCTTTAAATGATTTAACTCACAATGTAttgtagtatttaatttaataataagatgATCACTGCCCAGTGATTCATTCGAAACTAACCAAGAAAAATCCATAGAAATATCTGATGTTACTAAAGTTAAGTCGGGTGATGACTtgcgtaaaatattttcatttagttGAAGTCGAGTAGGGCTACCGTCATTGAGAAGGACAAGACTAGTTTCAAGTAATGAATCATGAATTTGCGTACCTCTAGTATCCGTTTTAACAGACCAGCTTGAATGGTGTCCATTAAAATCACCCATCAATATTGATTTCATGTTAACTAAAGAAAACAAACATTCCCAATCTCTCTGTGTTGTCCGAATGTCACTAGGGCAATAAACAGAGTAAATAGTTTCAATTTGtgcacaattaaatattttaacacctATTATTTCAATATCACTATTACTGACTTCTACATTATGTATGTGAGCTTGGACAGATTTATGTGTAAAAATTGCAACACCCCCATACGAATTATTTCTATCCTTTCTAAAGATATTGTAGTTATTAATTTTGACAAAGGCATCAGGTTCGAACCAGGTTTCACTTACAGCAGCAATATGAACCTTTTCTCGAATTAGCAGGTCTTCAAAAAGCTTTAATTTTGGTTTTAGACTTCTACAATTCCACTGAATAATGTTcaatctaattaattttttaacaatactatccattactttgtatataattaaaaaaggttttaatcaaCGGAAAGTCTGAAAAGATGTTTACAATAGCCAAAGTGATCCactcaattattatttgaatcatatttttaaatttagtcgaCATACTTAAATTCTTTTCAAATATTACACTTTTAAGTTTATCAATCAATTCACGGTGCAAATTTATGCTTTCCTTCGTTACATTCTCCTCACTATCATTATTAATATAGTAATCACTTTTAACACTATTATCAGAATCAGAGGCTACTTCTATGTCTGCATATACATTTTCAGCACATTTAATacgttttttcttctttttcttcttgttCATTGTGTTTTGTGTTCCAGAAGTTTGAGGGATTTCCTGATCAACAGATTCAATTTCAGGACAAATTACTGGTACTGTGCTTGTTGGAGCGTAAACATGCTTTGTCGTAGGTTTTGATTCACTGCAAGCTAAGTTGGTAGATGGCAAAATAGGGGACTGGGGGACATACATACTAATAGCTTTCAAATATGAACAGTTGAATTCTGTCATTATTTCTCGAATCcttttctcttttttaaatataggacaGATTTTATCCAAGGGCATATGATTACCCTTACAATTAatgcatataaaattattattctcacaATTTGGATGGTTTCTTGTACACTTAGGGCAAATTATTTTGTTGGATGGACACATTTTTGCTGTATGTCCAAACCTCCAGCAACGAGAACACTGAGTGACtggaaatatatattgttctacTTTAATTCTTAGATCTAGAAGATATACATACTTCGGTATATTCGGCCCTTTAAACGTTAGTTTAATGGTTTCACTAGGTACCCAACCATCGTCTGCTCGACGATTCAAACGTTGTACGGCTAAAACTTCAATATCACAAAGTAAACTATGAATTAATTCTTCTTCTGACAGTTCtttgtctatatttttaataattccataTGATATTCCTACTTCCCATGATTTTTGACATCGCCATCCTAAATCTTTAAATACTTGACATGCTAAAAATTTTTCAGCACTAAATTCTGTATCAAATGTTATTCGAATTTTATACGGATTTATGTATTTAACCTTACTGACATTCACAATTTGGTTCTCTCGCAATATTTTTGCTAATGCAAATTGTTTAGGTAAGACTTTATTACTCGTAATTCCGATTTGAATAAGATTTTCTTCTAAATTGTTATCGAAAACCCTCACCTTTTTCTTAGCATGTTTAGTAACTTCTTGCCACTCTTCTGTATTTTCGTCCACCTCATGTAACATACGTTTTCTATTCGTATCAATCATTTCCATATCTTGCTCCAAATGTGTTTGTTCATCGTAAGTTTTTTCTATGCATATAACGTTAGCATCGTTCTCCGTCAAATGAATTGTATAATCGTCTTCATGCAAAATTGTATCCTTAGCCATTGTCAATAAGGATCATTACGGattgtttatataatacaaagcAGCGATAACGCAGTATTACGGGGAATCGGTCGATGCAGtcgtaaacaacaaaaaaatatttgttaacgcGCCTCGCACACGTCTCACTCTAACCGGTTGTGCATTAGCACTGCATGGTTGTTTATTTACAACGTCAAAGATTTACTTTACAGATTAGGATTTCTTGATACAACCCCCCCTTCCCCCATCCCCCTTCCCCCaagaatacaaatttaaatgactTAGGTATTTCCCGACTACATAAAAATTCCTTCAGTCTCCTACTTTTCTTTCGTCTTTCGTTGCTTTCTTTGCGTTTATTTTTGATATCCGTCAAAGAACTGCTCCGCTTTGACCCTCCCACGAGCTCTGACTACGATCTTCAGTAAGACTGATCATCTAAATTTATTCAGAATTTTTAACCTTAACTGATGTCTAACAAAGATTTCTTAGACTGAATAACAGTAAGACACATTACTTGCATATAATCTAAatgtttggattttttttattacagaacTAGCGGCCCGCCCAAGCTTCGcccgggtgcaatgctgatactaaatatactacagaatatctttatttatagtgtgaagctagcttatagcatggttattaacataataacaacaacattcaaatatgcttcgttagattacacgttgttacagaatgcgttgaagaaattaAGGTTCACGGCTCGTTCCCCTTAGATggtagcgtgataatatgtagcctatatatatataaatccatgcagtactttttgagtttatcccggacatatatacagacaaacagacaaaaattctaaaaactatatttttggcttcggtatcgattgtagatcacaccccaaatattcttttaaaaaaatattcaatgtacagttttgactttcctaccattttattatatgtatagattttaaagtaatttaattgacGTCCCTAGTTATCACTGTCTCATTGTTCTGTTACGGAAAGGCTAATTCAGAAAAGGTCGTGTACCTCAGCACTTCAACCTTAGCGGACAGTGAACTGGTGACTTTACGTCGTTGGTATAAACATATACTatcattatgtatttatattataaactaatattatatttttagccCGTCTTCATTTCGTTGCCTCGCTCGAGGTGACGgacggtcgcaggttcgatatAAACGAATGTACTCGTAAAGAGCTGAGCCACTGTAACATAACAATCGcttgttgaagtaaaacttctttacgtacgcttgactcggggagtattggtgaattcgtgacgagagcgttacgaaaagtgtgatcagccgaggcaaacggaagttgaccCGAAGatgagatataagttagtttttttttttattgtaagtatagtaaagtgacacaaagagcaaaagtttattaaacattatacatatttgcaattcacaacttaagaactaaatatttacagatagttttggtataaatcatgtccgcgtggaattgttcCAAGAATgttggcagcatttccccgttgaatcgctatgccgattctctagGCAAataatgcaccagccctcttgtcatcagtggaggcaataaggcaaggggttatctcatttaaaaaaaatttagcactgctactccaaggttagaaagagagagttacgtttcgtaaaatttacttcagtcgtgtggtccaaagcacactcgttttttttttaattctttgatCACACATCAAAGCTGGAagcgtattatatttaaagtgcacttaacatttaacttttttatttattaatgtttggtGTCAATAGAAACTGAAACCGACAGATGAGCCGAGCGAGATAGGAATAACttgcaaaattataattatataaacaaagttGAACTTTGctcatttcaaatttatttttgataaataatacggctttaaaaatatacaagggTATCAGGTTATCAAACTTTCGAAGATAAAGTTAATAATAGCTTATGACGGTCTGAATACGACACACACTTACAGTTTTATATTAGCCTAAGTTTTGCTTGTTAAGTTCTTGTTTTGCTTCTtttgataattaaaactttttctgtaacaattatttttttggacgacgcattggcgcaaaggtcacggcactggtttgtgacatgacaattatttgtactggccatacaggtgtttgccgtggtctgggtgtttgtgcagtccttgtgggtccccccgccgcgcctcggagagcacgtcatgTACACCtggatagcgatcgttactcatagtggtggtggattaggctctgatctttctcctacaaggggaaagaggcctattcccagcagtgggatattacaggctgaaacgtaagtTATTTTTGTcgaagtataataaaaatgaaacaacgATGTCTTAAGTACtcatttattaatatcaaagatTAGACTTATGAATAACACAAACAAATTGCGTCTAGTACTTACATAGAATTACCATCGAGTCGAGAGGCCGCCGACCGGAGCCGCGCGTTAAAACTAGTAAATATAATCGAATGTAGAAAACATTTATCGATACTATTTTTGGCActattacttaaattataacCGACGAACGAACACCGTTTactttataatgaaaatttatttcgaCTAAAACGATTTTGATCTGAATATTTACTGACGATTTCTGCGACCTGAAACGAAACACGATCGTTagtatttacttaataatatgttCATAGTCCTAAACCTATCTCTATTTATAAGGCTGTTCGACTACTAACTGCGTTTTTCAAATGAAAGGCTCCGAAGGTGTTATCGATCACGTTCCACGTGAAAAGAAAATCCTAgctctttttaaattttattttatacatacgaGCACTCTGGCGGCTTTTATATGGTGTAAAAATCGTCGATAAAGTAAAATGTTAATACCAACTGCTGCAAACAACTCACGCAAGGTATCATGCGATACGAGTCTATCAATGTTAAGTTAAAATAGggttaagttttgttttttacGTGGAAAGTgatctataacacctacagaacccccaTTTGATGGAAGGCAGTTAAGAGTCAAATACTTTCTACATTGTAAACAAATAGCAAGGAAAATTAAGTAGAGTTACTAGCTCATAGTAGTAAACCAGGAAGTGCCTTCTAcgtgacttttttttatttaaaattaacatccacgggctcaaaatgccgatgcctattaatattaataagcatgcattatttataatacCACCGGCgatttatcattaaaactacaaatcaaagtcctgtgactgcctagtaaagcttTTTTGTTTCCTTCTACCTGTTAACTAAAAACGTTGAAAGAGTATGTGCGTATGAGTATGTGTACCCTTGTCTTTTTCTTTAAGACGCCGcattggtgcaacggtcacagctatggattgtgcctgttgcgctggcggttgcgggttcgatccccgcacatgacaaacatttgtattggccatacaggtgtttgccgtggtctgggtgtttgtgcagtccttgtgggtctccccaccgtgcctcggagagcatgttaagccgtcggtcccggttgttatcatgtacacctgatatcgatcgttactcataatagggtatatatccgccaacccatattggagcagcgtaattagcgctgatccttctcctacatagggaaagaggcctatgcccagttatgggatattacaggctgaagcgtacccTTGTCTTTGGTGGCCTTGACTTGTTTGTTCTTGTTGCACTTCTTCGTGACGCGTCTGCTGGCGTCGCACGTGGGGTCGCTGTTGGCCTTCAGCATGTCCGTCCGCGACATCTCGCCGTTGGGGCTGCACTCGCTCCACGACGACTTCTCGTAGCGACACGCTACGACCATACCGTCAGTTACTCAGTGTTGCGGTTACTCCGCTATACAGTTACATCCTGCTTGCATTACACACAACAGCAAACAGTACAACgccaaaataaattagtaattgaGATCGAAATGtgatttagtaattaaaataagaaacaaaacaGTTATTTGGCAATGTAAATTAACATCCATCGATTCAATGACTGATTGAAAATATGTcaacattattattacatactagctgaccccgcaaaagttgtttttaaccgacttccaaaaaaaggaggaggttcttaattcgactgtatttttttttatgtatttcttgAATcatcatcagaacttttgaccgggtggaccgatttcgacaaattttgttttaatcgaaaggtggtgtgtgtcaattggtcccatttaaatttagagttatatctaataatacgtttttacttgacgcttttttcgtcgacctacgttgtattataccgcataactttctactggatgtaccgattttgataattctttttttgttggaaaggggatatccctagtttggtaccatgataaagaaaccatctgatgatgggatcccagagaaatcaagggaaactttcgaaaattcgcaataacttttttctgggtgtaccgattttgataatttttaatttaatcgaaagctaatatttatcatgtggtcacatataaattttatcgagatctgataagactaagactttttgagtaatctttgataacgcgtagttgcttgactattttttcgtcgatctacgttgtgttacttgtcgatgtaattgaagtcggttttttttttgtttgcgagcaaacacaattatgccatacattttattaacttGCTCAAtcccccctccccttataactcaggggaataaaaaatagacattggccgattctcagacctacccaatatggacacaaaatttcataatattgtattaaccgtcttaacccccccccctataacttagaggtatgaaaaatagatgttgttcgattctcagacctacccgatatgcccacaaaatttcattataatcggtcaagccgtttcggaagagtttaactacaaacaccgcgatttgagaattttatatattagataatatacctatttgttgtgtttgttacaGGAACGACGTCTTAACAATTTTGGGCACACTTGATCTAAATAATAAGTGTTAAACAAGAAGAATATTTCTGATTCACAAATTTAAAGGACTTTCAAATGTAAACATCCTAATATGAAAGGGTTAGCGGCAAGGCAACATTAGTCACCAGCCTAAATAGACAAAAACGCAGAAAGGGTCAGTCCGCTCACAGCAAATATTCGACCTAACGCCACTCGTTTGCGAAGCATTTATGGTAAACACAAGTTTGAACTCACCTTTCTTGCACTTCTTCTGTATGGTCTTGGCGCGCTCGCAGCTGGCGGGGTCGCCCTTTTTGAGCGTGAGCGTGCGCGAGCGGACGTTGGTCTTGGGATCGCACTCCGACCACGAGCCGCGAACGTAGCGACAGCTCTCTGCGGGCAAACAAACACTTCACTCCTTAACTCCTCATTCCCTACTCTTTATTCCTTATCTTTACTGTTACTAAGCAGGCCTTGACTTCTGGTCGGTCGCACGCTGCACTCAtactatattaaatacattttaatgaagTGTAGGTAATTATTTGAATTTCCCGTGATACAGAGATAgtgttattacttataaatgGGCAAGCGCAGAAAAATTCTATACAGGTTACAGTTTCGTTTCATTTATCTACTTATAGGAATACGTGTCCGCCGAATTAACCTTTTAGGGCCGCTTTTCTAGTGCACTACGAAAGCCCTACCTACCTACTTGTATTCTGCAACTATACAGGAACAAGTTTCGTCACTCAGCAGTAGAGGCGACAGTACTCCGAAATACCGgccattttatgtttatatttatgtttctaatCCTACTTAGCGTGTGTTTCCAGACGTCGTGGTAAGTGggaaataaaagtaaatggctcaataaagttttatatcatTTGCGGGTATAGCGCTCTTTCGTAACTCTTTCAGAGCAGACGCCGGCTCTGTGCGAGCAGTCGAACGGAATTCAACGAACTATGAGCTATTTCAGCGGGCATTACAAACATAGGAGAGCTCAATGGATGAGCGTAAcagattaatttaatataagtaccAGATTGTTTACACAAAGCTACTTCTCGGTAAGTCTGAAGTGCAACGCGAAGATAACGGAAACTTGTCATTGAAACCAACGCTTTACTCGATCCGAAAGCCTATGAAGTGTATTATTAgctatgtgtattatatatattattagctcTCGATCGATCACGGACATGTTTACCGAGGTTACTTATATCCTGTTTTTTGATAAACCGTTAACTTAATATACAGTGAAGTGCCGCGAAAACACAAAGtaaaagttaaaagaaaaaaatcttacagAGAACATTAAATGATCAAACGAACGAAAGCATAAAAACATTCGTTCAAGTTCCCATAAATAACTAAGCTCTCGACATCTCTCTCAATTAAGTCGCTGCTACGACTGGCGGCGGGCTCTGTGGCGGGCTCGCACCGTGCGATTATTTCGAGCTTCGGAGAACCCTCCGGCAACAAAACAAACGTGCGGCGCGCGTGTGATGCCTGTGTGTGCGTAGCTAGGAATAAAGAACTAACTTTCAGTATGTTGTTCGACTTATTcggttgtatttttatatttaatattcgcCCTTAACACCGTTATAGGTGTTGCGGCAGAAcatatctgtacaaataaataaaattggagtgtctgtttgtaatattaaaataaccgttttttactaaattcagaCTATAGACGGCacctataccaaaataacatttttttataatttttgtctgtctgtctgtctgtttgttccggctaatctctgaaacggttggaccgattttgacgggactttcactggcagatagctgatgtaataaggagtaacttaggctacttttattttagaaatttgctTTCTTATAAGTTTGcgaaactgaacaataactattttgttaaattcgacGCGGACggagtcgcgggcacagctagtagatacttaaatgtattaaaaaattgtgcgtgtgtgtgtgtgtacgcaaTTTACAATCGATAGATGTataacttctgaaaagtcgtaggcaGTTGCgattgttctatcgacgatgatcacgaTCTCGTGTAATAGTTGCAAAACGCTTTGCTTACGAGTTTTGAGCAGAAATGtcttctatctcattctctcctatacatttgtTTCTCTTTCTTTACCGTGacacattttcgtttcattgaGTTTCAAATCGAACTTTCACTTCAAGAATCAAAACGCATTTATCCTATCAATTAGCGAGCCACCGTAACTAGCGCCGGGTGCAGTTCAGTCACTGAATGTAACATGGAAATGAGAAGTTATATTTAGCGTGTTCCAATCGCGATACGAGAAACAGTGACGCCTCTCATCGCGATCTTTGTTCTCAGAGCGTGTACGCAATGAATCATTGTATCGCAAATATCGAGGCCGGATGCTGGTCGCCTGGACCTCTGCGCTGGATCCCGCGAGAGCGTGAACAGATGCTGCTTGTTAACTCAGAGCTGTTTTTGTTCGACTATCAACGTGAATGTCAACGCTTATCGAGACGCGCACTTGCTCGCTTTATATTGCaattgttaaccgacttccaaaaagggggaGGCTCTCCATTCgactcgttttttttaagttatgttaccttagaacttttcagtgggtgcaccgatttcgatgtttttttttatcgattgcTTGTACTTGTCGCAcagtatcatttaaatttaatgtctggtgacaattttttgagtaatctttgatgacacgtattttgtattacttgtcgatgtaattgaaccggattttttttttttgtttgcgagcaaacacagttattactTCAACTGTTCGTGCAATAACTCCACTtttttaatccaccacgctgctccaaggcgggttggcgaataataattaatttctctactatgtgagtaacgatcgttatcagagATTTATGATAGcgaccgagaccgacggcttaacttgctgtccgaagcacggtggggagacccacaaagacagataTCCACCCAAGCCGGTCAGAAATATTTGCACATGTGGCGTACAACAGCAGCAGTACAGCAACAACAGCAGAACAGCAGTTTGGAGTAATATGAGAGGAACAGGTTGTGAAGTCCCTCACCCCCCCACTGAAAaaggaggatcctccgaccagacggatgttgtgtctggtgggctaccgcCCCggcggttgttgtcgggttctgaTTGAGTATATACTCAATCcatctgataactttgatatcgcgatgtaggatacgtcaagTTTCACTGCTTTTGtgaaacttacgaaacgtaactctctgtctctttctatcttcactaacttatatctccctctcgacttcctttcacctcgcccgatcacacttttcgtaacgctctggtcatgcattcaccagcttactcctcaagtcaagcgtgtctAAGTTTACTTAAAAAATCTAGCACAAAGTTTGAAAAGTCCAAATGGTAtccatagaaaaaaaattgtgtccCCTGTCAAGTTTGCTGCATCTGGAATGGTTTCGGATTTCTAAATATGTTCCTTGAAACAACGCCGGCAGCTGTCAGGACGGCGAGCGCCGCGCACAAGTCGCGCACGCACGGGCTGGTCGCCATCTTTAGCACAACGAACCTTCTGACTCAAGTCGTAAATCTACACAACCGTATCGTCTATTTGCTTAACTCGAAGTTCGCAACGAACGGTCATCGTGTCAACGCAAATAACCGTCCCTACGTAACCGTTTAAATCCCTTCGGAACACAATGAAgtcaaaaatagtttttgtgaCATTAGTCTCAGTCGGTCAGGTGGGAAAAAGATACCTGTGCAAGATTTCAACCCGTTTCTTGTCGTTATTGAACGCTATTGGGTGTTGTTTATGTTGATGTATTTCAgctaaaatatatctaaaatattatgGGGAATATAATAcaaggtatattaatatattttcgcTGCAATTGAATGAAACATCGTCTGCGGTTACGTTATCAAACCATAGTTTTATTAAGTACATCCACTCTCTCTAACTGCATTACATTTAACcaagctatacccgtgcgaataattcgcactaaagaAGTAGgtaaaaatttaccgaccgtcaatcttgctgacgttgttttaaaattaaagccgtcatatatatcattttaataatttagtttacaaaaacaaaagcaatatttttttttaagttatggatgccggtagagcaagcaattatttataaaataatatataacttatgTGGAGTACTTGtgagattttttctaaaaagggaggcaaacatcttcaccttagcgtattaatatatattattgtaaccGTTTAATATGAGACGGGAAATAGGTTTGAGTCATTTGAATTTTATGACACGTAAGCgctatatgtattactattgaGAGCTAGCGCAGGCCGTTCAACGAAGTACTGATTGTAAAAGCTCGCAAATCATCCTAAACTGATAGCGGGAAACAAAAAAGTCCATAGTCCAAATAAGCCGACAATCGCCGACAGTCGCCGACACGCGTCTACACAAATACTGCTCCGCCGACAATGTGCGACACACTGGCTATTCCCCTTTTCAGTTTTTTTGGTCGGGTGTAGCTTTTTGTTCGGTAACTTTATTTGAATCTCTCCGGAGGTCGGTATTTTAATATCTCTAGTTATAATAGTTTACTCTTTTGTTAACTCGAACCTGACGTACCTTCTAtacattaatacgtgaagcaaaaactttgtacccctttttacggaaaTCGCGCGGAGgagagaagtatgaaatttcgcacacttatagtttatatagagaaggggTGCAGAATgctcatataattttaaattatgcataaaaatatattaaatcaattaaaaaaaaaacattacacacactaccatgtatttgacacacacacgtatattatagtattttgttgattgtcaaagtctgtagtcaaaacgaaaaattttaaaaaaaggttttatttttacaatttattggttttctttcatttaaattttcaattatatggccgaatttcgacctctgggcgacacTAGTAGATATGGTTatgtctaaattattttaatatttatttgtgtgtaaGAATTGAAACGCCAGTGCCATATCAACGGCTGGGCGGTCAATTGTTCAATTCCAATGTTTTCTGCTTGTTTGTGTTCTGTTTGATGTAATGTAGCATTAGTGTCGTTGACCCATCGCGAAGTTTATACCAGTATCGTTTCTGAAAGTTACGCTAATAGCTTAAGTGTCACTCGAAGTGTAGTACGATCGACCTTTaagatacaataattattatgagaCCGATCCTTTGGCCAGATCTAAAGCAGGACAAAA includes:
- the LOC123668928 gene encoding uncharacterized protein LOC123668928; amino-acid sequence: MAKDTILHEDDYTIHLTENDANVICIEKTYDEQTHLEQDMEMIDTNRKRMLHEVDENTEEWQEVTKHAKKKVRVFDNNLEENLIQIGITSNKVLPKQFALAKILRENQIVNVSKVKYINPYKIRITFDTEFSAEKFLACQVFKDLGWRCQKSWEVGISYGIIKNIDKELSEEELIHSLLCDIEVLAVQRLNRRADDGWVPSETIKLTFKGPNIPKYVYLLDLRIKVEQYIFPVTQCSRCWRFGHTAKMCPSNKIICPKCTRNHPNCENNNFICINCKGNHMPLDKICPIFKKEKRIREIMTEFNCSYLKAISMYVPQSPILPSTNLACSESKPTTKHVYAPTSTVPVICPEIESVDQEIPQTSGTQNTMNKKKKKKKRIKCAENVYADIEVASDSDNSVKSDYYINNDSEENWNCRSLKPKLKLFEDLLIREKVHIAALFLFLSKVLIQILFGQFL